A portion of the Scleropages formosus chromosome 15, fSclFor1.1, whole genome shotgun sequence genome contains these proteins:
- the LOC108919590 gene encoding transcription initiation factor IIA subunit 1-like isoform X3, with protein sequence MASSANSHPLPKLYKSVIEDVINDVRELFLDEGVDEQVLVELRTLWESKLLQSKAVEGFHNDEHQQVLQAQREPVQVQQPPQQNQNQQVIPPATQQVPQQQVIVQDSKILQHVNASGMSAAATAATLALPTGVGPYQQLVTSQGQVLQLMRVPNGTQYIIQPQQHVVLQQQVLSQMQPGGVQGPVIQQVLAPLPGGIPQQTGVIIQPQQIVISGNKVPPNTQVVQTLTVQPGQAASQVQPQAQQQPPVVQPPVMLQVDGTGDTSSEDEEEEEYDEDEEEDKEKDGGEDGQVEEESLNSEDDVSDEEDQELFDTENVVVCQYDKIHRSKNKWKFHLKDGIMNLNGRDYVFSKAIGDAEW encoded by the exons ATGGCGAGCTCTGCTAACTCGCACCCTTTG cctAAGCTGTATAAATCTGTGATAGAGGATGTGATCAATGATGTGCGCGAGCTCTTCCTAGATGAAGGGGTGGATGAGCAAGTCCTCGTGGAATTACGAACA CTTTGGGAGAGCAAGCTGTTGCAATCCAAAGCCGTGGAGGGCTTCCACAACGATGAGCATCAGCAGGTCCTGCAGGCCCAGCGAGAGCCAGTCCAGGTCCAGCAACCACCGCAGCAGAATCAGAACCAGCAAGTCATCCCTCCTGCGACCCAGCAAG TCCCACAGCAACAAGTGATTGTACAAGATTCCAAAATTTTGCAACACGTGAATGCTTCAGGAATG AGTGCAGCTGCTACTGCTGCCACTTTGGCCTTGCCCACAGGGGTGGGACCTTACCAGCAGCTGGTCACCAGTCAGG GCCAAGTTCTGCAGCTGATGAGAGTCCCAAATGGGACTCAGTACATCATCCAGCCACAGCAGCATGTTGTTCTTCAGCAACAGGTCTTGTCCCAAATGCAACCTGGTGGTGTGCAGGGCCCGGTCATACAGCAG GTTTTGGCTCCTCTACCTGGGGGCATCCCCCAGCAAACTGGGGTCATTATTCAACCTCAGCAGATTGTTATATCTGGAAACAAGGTCCCACCCAATACACAA GTTGTCCAGACATTGACTGTGCAGCCAGGCCAAGCAGCATCCCAGGTTCAACCACAGGCCCAGCAGCAGCCCCCAGTGGTGCAGCCTCCTGTGATGCTTCAAGTTGATGGAACAGGAGACACTTCCTCagaagatgaggaagaagaagaatatgatgaagatgaggaggaagacaaagaaaaagatggTGGGGAAGATGGCCAAGTTGAAgag GAGTCCTTAAATAGCGAGGATGATGTCAGTGATGAGGAAGACCAGGAGTTGTTTGACACAGAGAATGTGGTTGTATGCCAGTATGACAAG ATTCACAGAAGTAAGAACAAGTGGAAATTCCACCTTAAAGATGGTATCATGAACCTCAATGGGAGAGATTAtgtgttctccaaagccattGGAGATGCAGAGTGGTAA
- the LOC108919590 gene encoding transcription initiation factor IIA subunit 1-like isoform X2, with amino-acid sequence MASSANSHPLPKLYKSVIEDVINDVRELFLDEGVDEQVLVELRTLWESKLLQSKAVEGFHNDEHQQVLQAQREPVQVQQPPQQNQNQQVIPPATQQVPQQQVIVQDSKILQHVNASGMSAAATAATLALPTGVGPYQQLVTSQGQVLQLMRVPNGTQYIIQPQQHVVLQQQVLSQMQPGGVQGPVIQQVLAPLPGGIPQQTGVIIQPQQIVISGNKVPPNTQVVQTLTVQPGQAASQVQPQAQQQPPVVQPPVMLQVDGTGDTSSEDEEEEEYDEDEEEDKEKDGGEDGQVEEESLNSEDDVSDEEDQELFDTENVVVCQYDKVPKTNDDFHAAKCGTKVKNNILKDHAIVCPRPQGIMVYTI; translated from the exons ATGGCGAGCTCTGCTAACTCGCACCCTTTG cctAAGCTGTATAAATCTGTGATAGAGGATGTGATCAATGATGTGCGCGAGCTCTTCCTAGATGAAGGGGTGGATGAGCAAGTCCTCGTGGAATTACGAACA CTTTGGGAGAGCAAGCTGTTGCAATCCAAAGCCGTGGAGGGCTTCCACAACGATGAGCATCAGCAGGTCCTGCAGGCCCAGCGAGAGCCAGTCCAGGTCCAGCAACCACCGCAGCAGAATCAGAACCAGCAAGTCATCCCTCCTGCGACCCAGCAAG TCCCACAGCAACAAGTGATTGTACAAGATTCCAAAATTTTGCAACACGTGAATGCTTCAGGAATG AGTGCAGCTGCTACTGCTGCCACTTTGGCCTTGCCCACAGGGGTGGGACCTTACCAGCAGCTGGTCACCAGTCAGG GCCAAGTTCTGCAGCTGATGAGAGTCCCAAATGGGACTCAGTACATCATCCAGCCACAGCAGCATGTTGTTCTTCAGCAACAGGTCTTGTCCCAAATGCAACCTGGTGGTGTGCAGGGCCCGGTCATACAGCAG GTTTTGGCTCCTCTACCTGGGGGCATCCCCCAGCAAACTGGGGTCATTATTCAACCTCAGCAGATTGTTATATCTGGAAACAAGGTCCCACCCAATACACAA GTTGTCCAGACATTGACTGTGCAGCCAGGCCAAGCAGCATCCCAGGTTCAACCACAGGCCCAGCAGCAGCCCCCAGTGGTGCAGCCTCCTGTGATGCTTCAAGTTGATGGAACAGGAGACACTTCCTCagaagatgaggaagaagaagaatatgatgaagatgaggaggaagacaaagaaaaagatggTGGGGAAGATGGCCAAGTTGAAgag GAGTCCTTAAATAGCGAGGATGATGTCAGTGATGAGGAAGACCAGGAGTTGTTTGACACAGAGAATGTGGTTGTATGCCAGTATGACAAGGTACCTAAAACAAATGATGATTTCCATGCAGCAAAATGTGGCActaaagtgaaaaataacatCCTGAAAGACCATGCAATAGTTTGTCCCAGACCTCAGGGTATTATGGTTTATAccatttaa
- the LOC108919590 gene encoding transcription initiation factor IIA subunit 1-like isoform X1 has translation MASSANSHPLPKLYKSVIEDVINDVRELFLDEGVDEQVLVELRTLWESKLLQSKAVEGFHNDEHQQVLQAQREPVQVQQPPQQNQNQQVIPPATQQAVPQQQVIVQDSKILQHVNASGMSAAATAATLALPTGVGPYQQLVTSQGQVLQLMRVPNGTQYIIQPQQHVVLQQQVLSQMQPGGVQGPVIQQVLAPLPGGIPQQTGVIIQPQQIVISGNKVPPNTQVVQTLTVQPGQAASQVQPQAQQQPPVVQPPVMLQVDGTGDTSSEDEEEEEYDEDEEEDKEKDGGEDGQVEEESLNSEDDVSDEEDQELFDTENVVVCQYDKVPKTNDDFHAAKCGTKVKNNILKDHAIVCPRPQGIMVYTI, from the exons ATGGCGAGCTCTGCTAACTCGCACCCTTTG cctAAGCTGTATAAATCTGTGATAGAGGATGTGATCAATGATGTGCGCGAGCTCTTCCTAGATGAAGGGGTGGATGAGCAAGTCCTCGTGGAATTACGAACA CTTTGGGAGAGCAAGCTGTTGCAATCCAAAGCCGTGGAGGGCTTCCACAACGATGAGCATCAGCAGGTCCTGCAGGCCCAGCGAGAGCCAGTCCAGGTCCAGCAACCACCGCAGCAGAATCAGAACCAGCAAGTCATCCCTCCTGCGACCCAGCAAG CAGTCCCACAGCAACAAGTGATTGTACAAGATTCCAAAATTTTGCAACACGTGAATGCTTCAGGAATG AGTGCAGCTGCTACTGCTGCCACTTTGGCCTTGCCCACAGGGGTGGGACCTTACCAGCAGCTGGTCACCAGTCAGG GCCAAGTTCTGCAGCTGATGAGAGTCCCAAATGGGACTCAGTACATCATCCAGCCACAGCAGCATGTTGTTCTTCAGCAACAGGTCTTGTCCCAAATGCAACCTGGTGGTGTGCAGGGCCCGGTCATACAGCAG GTTTTGGCTCCTCTACCTGGGGGCATCCCCCAGCAAACTGGGGTCATTATTCAACCTCAGCAGATTGTTATATCTGGAAACAAGGTCCCACCCAATACACAA GTTGTCCAGACATTGACTGTGCAGCCAGGCCAAGCAGCATCCCAGGTTCAACCACAGGCCCAGCAGCAGCCCCCAGTGGTGCAGCCTCCTGTGATGCTTCAAGTTGATGGAACAGGAGACACTTCCTCagaagatgaggaagaagaagaatatgatgaagatgaggaggaagacaaagaaaaagatggTGGGGAAGATGGCCAAGTTGAAgag GAGTCCTTAAATAGCGAGGATGATGTCAGTGATGAGGAAGACCAGGAGTTGTTTGACACAGAGAATGTGGTTGTATGCCAGTATGACAAGGTACCTAAAACAAATGATGATTTCCATGCAGCAAAATGTGGCActaaagtgaaaaataacatCCTGAAAGACCATGCAATAGTTTGTCCCAGACCTCAGGGTATTATGGTTTATAccatttaa